A region of Myxococcaceae bacterium JPH2 DNA encodes the following proteins:
- a CDS encoding DUF2304 family protein: MDSGARTAFPFHPRASLVTGRWGLEEHSNVSLLFICVAVAFFGWIFSQFGSWLAARHAVTWYLVSGFILVAAIRPDWLLPVAHLLGITLVSNMVLAGLTMFLFVQMLEQYAENNGLRRQMVRMVSSLAADTFPSREASDTRTRVLVVLPCYNESESLPVLVPRLTALQRATPELDLDFCIVNDGSVDATPAVLRRLAPQNHVTHHTNIGVAGGLRTGFLIAQRTGAHFAVQCDSDGQHPIESIPEVVRVARERSVDLLIGSRFAGGGAEGNDTLASTTRMRRAGGIVVSTLLGLFGRGARVSDPTSGFRVYSPRAMATLLRWMPDEYPEPESIALVALNGLRVEETAVVMSPRTTGTSSLSGIKSLRFMTKVASALLGLRLRSMPQATPVSVPTE, encoded by the coding sequence ATGGACAGCGGTGCACGGACCGCCTTTCCCTTTCACCCACGCGCCTCCCTCGTGACCGGACGATGGGGGCTTGAGGAGCACTCCAACGTGTCGCTGCTATTCATCTGCGTGGCCGTGGCTTTCTTTGGGTGGATCTTCTCCCAGTTCGGCTCGTGGCTGGCGGCTCGGCATGCCGTCACCTGGTACCTGGTCAGTGGCTTCATCCTGGTCGCGGCCATCCGTCCGGATTGGCTGCTGCCGGTGGCGCACCTGCTGGGCATCACCCTGGTCAGCAACATGGTGCTCGCGGGACTGACCATGTTCCTGTTCGTGCAGATGCTCGAGCAGTACGCGGAGAACAACGGCCTGCGCCGGCAGATGGTGCGCATGGTCTCCTCGCTGGCGGCGGACACGTTCCCGTCGCGTGAGGCCTCGGACACGCGGACGCGCGTGCTCGTCGTGCTGCCTTGCTACAACGAGTCGGAGAGCCTCCCCGTGCTCGTGCCGCGCCTCACGGCGCTCCAGCGCGCGACGCCCGAGCTGGACCTGGACTTCTGCATCGTCAATGACGGCTCGGTGGATGCCACGCCCGCCGTGCTGCGGCGGCTGGCTCCGCAGAACCACGTGACGCACCACACGAACATCGGTGTGGCGGGCGGTCTGCGCACGGGCTTTCTCATCGCGCAGCGGACGGGCGCGCACTTCGCGGTGCAGTGTGACTCGGATGGCCAGCATCCCATCGAGTCCATCCCCGAGGTGGTTCGCGTGGCTCGCGAGCGCTCCGTGGATCTGCTCATCGGCTCGCGGTTCGCGGGCGGCGGCGCGGAGGGCAATGACACGCTGGCCAGCACCACGCGCATGCGCCGCGCGGGCGGCATCGTGGTCAGCACGCTCCTGGGCCTCTTCGGCCGCGGCGCTCGCGTGTCGGATCCGACGTCCGGTTTCCGCGTCTACTCGCCGCGCGCCATGGCCACGCTGCTGCGCTGGATGCCGGATGAGTACCCGGAGCCCGAGTCCATCGCGCTGGTGGCGCTGAATGGACTGCGCGTGGAGGAGACCGCGGTGGTGATGAGCCCGCGCACGACGGGCACCTCCAGCCTCAGCGGCATCAAGAGCCTGCGCTTCATGACGAAGGTCGCGTCCGCGCTCCTGGGGCTGCGCCTGCGCTCCATGCCGCAGGCGACCCCGGTGTCCGTCCCCACGGAGTGA
- a CDS encoding glycosyltransferase, with the protein MKTRPEAAGTNGPRHIHQFVARLAWGDAVGNQVRYLQSLLRSWGHVSEIYAEQWDDTCRDQVRPARDYPREASRDSVLIVHHSFESRMVPMIARSPGRKLLVYHNVTPARLFEGFERKVAIACDAARAELLAMREHMDAAFAYSRFSAEELAAAGYRHVAVLPFAIDWSSFDTPPDATLQAELDDGCANILFVGRAVPSKRMDDVLRVFTAYQRLYQPRSRLLIAGALNRDSPYGAFLLGLKDLLGPERVHFLGRVSAAQLSACFSVATAYVSMSRHEGFGVPLLEAMYRGVPVVAHAAAAVPETMGGAGIATFSRDPMEVAQLLAVLERSGALRTQVIDAQRARVAAFSQDTVAEQVREALSDCFEGRMPALPSPPAPARIELICPGYSLRPDAPMSRLARALASRVPEARVLALRPRTVAPRAAPGPEDVEGPPVWHFTADQPVGLPAEPLPGSSALETAARASSAPHVYLGVDTEVASTLLPLTSAPAWGVRATSEARAEGDASHRLGARLFELAPEHIESTVEALFQSLSSRGGPLHERG; encoded by the coding sequence GTGAAGACTCGGCCAGAGGCGGCGGGGACCAACGGGCCCCGACACATCCACCAGTTCGTTGCCCGGCTGGCCTGGGGAGATGCGGTCGGCAACCAGGTCCGCTACCTGCAGAGCCTGCTGCGCTCCTGGGGCCATGTCTCGGAAATCTACGCGGAGCAGTGGGACGACACGTGCCGGGATCAGGTCCGCCCCGCGCGTGACTATCCCCGCGAGGCCTCGCGAGACTCGGTGCTCATCGTCCACCACAGCTTCGAGTCGCGCATGGTGCCGATGATCGCCCGGTCGCCCGGCCGCAAGCTTCTCGTGTACCACAACGTCACGCCCGCCCGGCTCTTCGAGGGCTTCGAGCGCAAGGTGGCGATCGCCTGCGACGCGGCCCGCGCCGAGCTGCTCGCCATGCGCGAGCACATGGACGCGGCCTTCGCCTACTCGCGCTTCAGCGCCGAGGAGCTGGCCGCCGCGGGATACCGCCACGTCGCCGTGCTGCCCTTCGCCATCGACTGGAGCAGCTTCGACACGCCCCCGGATGCCACGCTCCAGGCCGAGCTGGATGACGGCTGCGCCAACATCCTCTTCGTGGGCCGAGCCGTGCCCAGCAAGCGCATGGACGACGTGCTGCGCGTCTTCACCGCGTACCAGCGCCTGTACCAACCCCGAAGCCGCCTGCTCATCGCGGGCGCGCTCAACCGGGACTCGCCCTACGGCGCGTTCCTCCTGGGCCTCAAGGACCTCTTGGGCCCCGAGCGCGTCCACTTCCTCGGCCGCGTGAGCGCCGCGCAGCTCTCCGCGTGCTTCTCCGTGGCCACGGCCTACGTGTCCATGAGCCGCCACGAGGGCTTCGGCGTGCCCCTCCTGGAGGCCATGTACCGAGGCGTCCCCGTCGTGGCCCATGCCGCCGCCGCCGTGCCCGAGACGATGGGCGGCGCGGGCATCGCGACGTTCTCGCGAGATCCGATGGAGGTCGCGCAGCTCCTCGCCGTGCTGGAGCGCTCGGGAGCCCTCCGCACCCAGGTCATTGACGCGCAGCGGGCCCGCGTGGCCGCGTTCTCCCAGGACACCGTCGCCGAGCAGGTGCGCGAGGCCCTGTCCGACTGCTTCGAGGGGCGCATGCCGGCCCTCCCCTCGCCTCCCGCGCCCGCCCGCATCGAACTCATCTGCCCCGGCTACTCCCTGCGGCCCGACGCGCCCATGTCACGGCTGGCCCGCGCGCTCGCATCGCGCGTGCCCGAGGCGCGCGTGCTGGCCCTGCGTCCCCGCACCGTCGCGCCGCGCGCCGCACCGGGTCCCGAGGACGTCGAGGGACCACCCGTGTGGCACTTCACGGCGGATCAACCCGTGGGACTCCCCGCGGAGCCCCTGCCCGGCTCCTCCGCGCTGGAGACCGCCGCACGCGCATCGTCCGCGCCCCATGTCTACCTGGGCGTGGACACCGAGGTCGCGTCAACGCTGCTGCCTCTCACCTCCGCGCCAGCGTGGGGTGTGCGAGCCACCAGCGAGGCGCGCGCGGAGGGCGACGCATCCCATCGCTTGGGAGCGCGCCTGTTCGAGCTTGCGCCCGAGCACATCGAGTCCACGGTCGAAGCCCTGTTCCAATCCCTCTCTTCCCGAGGCGGCCCCCTGCATGAACGCGGATGA